Proteins from one Romboutsia sp. CE17 genomic window:
- the yidA gene encoding sugar-phosphatase: MYKLIALDIDGTLLNTEKKITPEVFNSIQEAKKQGTKVVLSTGRPLPGVTPLLQELNLTDDGDYVICFNGAVVQEVKSKKVLCNLEMKFDDFNLIYNEIYKKHDTFIHINTPTSLVTPNETPGEYTKLEAKINQIPIEHIPIEHINDNIKFCKVMITDNPEKLELIMKNIPDYFYDKYTIVRSAPFFLEFLNKDANKGNALKSLCKSIDIPIEKAIAVGDEENDQHMIKYAGLGVAMANARESIKDIADFITTSNNDHGVANVINKFILNK, translated from the coding sequence ATGTATAAACTAATTGCATTAGATATTGATGGAACTTTATTAAATACTGAAAAAAAAATAACACCTGAAGTTTTCAATTCTATACAAGAAGCGAAAAAACAAGGTACTAAAGTTGTTTTATCTACAGGTAGACCTTTACCAGGGGTAACTCCTCTTTTACAAGAACTAAACCTTACAGATGACGGAGATTATGTGATTTGTTTTAATGGAGCTGTTGTTCAGGAAGTAAAAAGTAAAAAAGTTTTATGTAATTTAGAAATGAAATTTGATGATTTTAATTTAATTTATAATGAAATATACAAAAAACATGATACTTTTATTCATATAAATACTCCTACTAGTCTAGTTACTCCAAATGAAACACCTGGTGAATACACTAAACTAGAAGCTAAAATCAATCAAATTCCTATAGAACATATTCCTATAGAACATATAAATGACAATATTAAATTCTGTAAGGTAATGATTACTGATAATCCTGAAAAGCTTGAGCTTATAATGAAAAATATACCTGATTATTTTTATGATAAATATACTATAGTTAGGTCTGCACCTTTCTTCTTAGAATTTTTAAATAAAGATGCTAATAAAGGAAATGCTCTTAAATCTTTATGTAAAAGTATAGACATCCCTATAGAAAAAGCCATTGCTGTTGGGGATGAAGAAAATGATCAGCATATGATTAAATATGCAGGTCTTGGAGTTGCTATGGCAAATGCACGTGAAAGCATAAAAGATATAGCAGACTTTATAACTACTAGCAACAATGATCACGGAGTTGCTAATGTCATTAATAAATTCATATTAAATAAATAA
- a CDS encoding M3 family oligoendopeptidase has product MKFSEFEYKRPNYNEIKEVFKEKVSNIEKSFTYEEQKKHIDDLNVIRNNIESMSTIASIRHSINTEDEIYDKENIYWDEYSPLFEELNSLFYKAIVNSKFKKDIISDYGRQFYKIVEYSLKSFSSEIIQELQEENKLCSEYTKLLSTAKINFEGEERNLSGLGSFMLSKDRSMREKASKAYYGYFEDNEDKFDEVFDKLVKVRSKIADKLGFKNFVEVGYIRMMRTDYNSDMVSNFRKQVLNYIVPLANELYNRQEKRLNLDKLTYIDENFEFMSGNAVPKGSPEYIIENGKKMYSELSKETKEFFEFMLENELMDLVTKKGKAAGGYCTYIPNYKSPFIFSNFNQTSDDIDVLTHEAGHAFQLYMSRDIEMPEINFPTFESCEIHSMSMEFITWPWMELFFKEDTEKYKFTHMSAAIKFIPYGVLVDEFQHYIYENPNMDKNERKSIWRKLEKKYLPHKNYEGCDFLERGTWWFKQGHIFKNPFYYIDYTLAQICSLQFWKKIRENKDETWNDYLNICKVGGRKSFLEIVEIGNLKSPFEDGCVESVINNIQDWLNSVDDTRL; this is encoded by the coding sequence ATGAAATTTTCAGAATTTGAATATAAAAGACCAAATTATAATGAGATAAAAGAAGTATTTAAAGAAAAAGTAAGTAATATAGAAAAATCTTTTACATATGAAGAACAAAAAAAGCATATAGATGATTTAAATGTAATTAGAAATAATATAGAAAGCATGTCTACCATAGCATCTATAAGACATAGCATAAACACTGAAGATGAAATTTATGATAAAGAAAATATTTACTGGGATGAATACTCACCATTATTTGAAGAGTTAAACTCTTTATTTTATAAAGCTATAGTAAATTCTAAATTTAAAAAAGATATTATTAGTGATTATGGAAGACAATTTTACAAAATAGTTGAATATTCATTAAAGTCATTTTCTAGTGAAATTATACAAGAGTTACAAGAGGAAAATAAACTTTGTTCAGAATATACAAAACTATTGTCAACTGCAAAAATTAATTTTGAAGGGGAGGAAAGGAATTTATCAGGTCTAGGTTCATTTATGCTTTCAAAGGATAGAAGTATGAGAGAAAAAGCATCAAAAGCTTATTATGGATATTTTGAAGATAATGAAGATAAATTTGATGAAGTTTTTGATAAACTTGTTAAAGTTAGAAGTAAAATAGCTGATAAATTAGGCTTTAAAAACTTTGTTGAAGTTGGATATATAAGAATGATGAGAACTGATTATAATTCAGACATGGTATCTAACTTTAGAAAGCAAGTTTTAAATTATATAGTACCCTTAGCAAATGAGCTTTATAATAGACAAGAAAAAAGACTTAATTTAGATAAGTTGACTTATATAGATGAGAATTTTGAATTTATGAGTGGGAATGCAGTTCCAAAAGGATCACCTGAGTATATTATTGAAAATGGTAAAAAAATGTACTCTGAATTATCAAAAGAAACTAAAGAATTTTTTGAGTTTATGCTAGAAAATGAATTGATGGACTTAGTAACTAAGAAAGGTAAGGCTGCAGGAGGATATTGTACATATATACCTAATTATAAATCTCCATTTATATTTTCAAACTTTAATCAAACTTCTGATGATATAGATGTTCTTACTCATGAAGCTGGTCATGCATTTCAATTATATATGTCTAGAGATATAGAAATGCCAGAAATAAATTTCCCTACTTTTGAGAGTTGTGAAATTCACTCAATGAGTATGGAGTTTATAACATGGCCATGGATGGAGTTATTTTTTAAAGAAGATACTGAGAAGTATAAATTTACTCATATGTCAGCTGCAATTAAATTTATACCATATGGGGTATTAGTTGATGAATTTCAACATTATATATACGAAAATCCTAATATGGATAAGAATGAAAGAAAAAGTATTTGGAGAAAGTTAGAAAAAAAATATTTACCTCATAAAAATTATGAAGGATGTGATTTCTTAGAAAGAGGAACTTGGTGGTTTAAACAAGGTCATATATTTAAGAATCCATTCTACTATATAGACTATACTCTAGCACAAATATGTTCTCTTCAATTTTGGAAAAAAATAAGGGAAAATAAAGATGAGACTTGGAATGATTACTTAAATATATGTAAAGTAGGGGGGAGAAAATCATTCTTAGAAATAGTGGAAATAGGTAACTTAAAATCTCCATTTGAAGATGGTTGTGTAGAAAGTGTAATCAATAATATACAAGACTGGCTAAATAGTGTAGATGATACTAGATTATAA
- a CDS encoding NAD(P)/FAD-dependent oxidoreductase, whose translation MKEIYDLIILGGGPAGLSSGIYASRSKLNTLIIEKKKNGGSIVNTYDIENYPGAIDGETGISLISRMKNQCIEFGCKFVQDEIVSVELESKIKSLRGKCFQYKCKSLIIATGSKPKELNIDNEKEFIGKGISYCSICDGHLFESLDIVLIGSGESAAKEGLYLTKYANKVNIVSRSNDLKCSKLMKEKLDNNIKINMFFNKIVSELNGDGILEKIVFKDINTNEYIEFEAKEEDGVIGLFIFIGLNPETKIFEGILNIDDNGYIVTDESMKTNIQGVFAAGDCRYKKLRQVVTATSDGAIASMSAEEYIKEIFV comes from the coding sequence ATGAAAGAAATATATGATTTAATAATTTTAGGAGGAGGGCCAGCAGGCCTTTCTTCTGGTATATATGCTTCTAGATCAAAACTTAATACTTTAATAATAGAAAAAAAGAAAAATGGTGGATCTATAGTAAACACATATGATATTGAAAACTATCCAGGAGCCATAGATGGGGAAACAGGAATAAGCTTGATTAGTAGAATGAAAAATCAATGTATAGAATTTGGATGTAAATTTGTGCAAGATGAGATAGTAAGTGTTGAATTAGAATCAAAAATAAAGTCATTAAGAGGTAAATGTTTTCAGTACAAGTGTAAGTCTTTAATAATAGCAACTGGATCAAAACCTAAGGAATTAAATATAGACAATGAAAAAGAATTTATAGGTAAAGGGATATCTTACTGCTCTATATGTGATGGTCATTTATTTGAAAGTTTAGATATTGTTTTAATAGGTTCGGGAGAAAGTGCTGCCAAGGAAGGGTTATATTTAACTAAATATGCTAATAAGGTTAATATAGTTTCTAGGAGTAATGACTTAAAATGCTCTAAGCTAATGAAAGAAAAGTTAGATAATAATATTAAAATTAATATGTTTTTTAATAAAATTGTTAGTGAATTAAATGGAGATGGAATTTTAGAAAAAATAGTTTTTAAAGATATAAATACTAATGAATATATTGAATTTGAAGCAAAAGAAGAAGATGGTGTAATAGGTCTATTTATATTTATAGGTCTTAATCCAGAAACAAAAATATTTGAAGGAATACTTAATATAGATGATAATGGATATATAGTTACTGACGAAAGTATGAAAACCAATATACAGGGTGTTTTTGCTGCGGGAGATTGTAGATATAAAAAATTAAGACAGGTTGTAACGGCGACCAGTGATGGTGCAATAGCATCCATGTCAGCAGAAGAGTATATAAAGGAGATATTTGTGTAG
- the trxA gene encoding thioredoxin TrxA, protein MVTVDKNTFENEVLSYKGTVVVEFWSQMCEPCKELLPVIEKLDEKYGHRIKFCEIDTKKATRLAIKEKIIGLPAIAVYQNGEKIDEIIKEKATKENIEEMIKKYI, encoded by the coding sequence ATGGTAACTGTAGATAAAAATACTTTTGAGAATGAGGTTTTAAGCTATAAAGGTACAGTTGTAGTAGAATTTTGGAGCCAAATGTGTGAACCTTGTAAAGAACTTTTACCGGTTATAGAAAAACTAGATGAAAAATATGGACATAGAATAAAATTTTGTGAGATAGATACAAAAAAAGCTACACGATTAGCCATAAAAGAAAAAATCATTGGCCTTCCAGCAATTGCAGTTTATCAAAATGGAGAGAAAATTGATGAAATTATAAAAGAAAAAGCTACAAAAGAGAATATAGAAGAAATGATAAAAAAATATATATAG
- a CDS encoding xanthine phosphoribosyltransferase, protein MKLLQEKILNEGSISGKDILKVDSFLNHQLDVAFLNEIGKEFKNRFEDKKIDKILTIEASGIAIASIASQHFGNVPVVFAKKVESKNLDKDVYETKVYSFTKGKEYSVKVSKRYLNEGENILVIDDFLANGRAALGLKDLVEQANANLAGIGIVIEKGFQEGRDLLEEAGVNLQSLAIIDSIEDGTIKFR, encoded by the coding sequence ATGAAGTTATTACAAGAAAAAATATTAAATGAAGGTAGTATATCTGGTAAAGATATACTTAAGGTTGATAGTTTCTTAAATCATCAACTAGATGTAGCTTTTTTAAATGAGATAGGTAAAGAGTTTAAAAATAGATTTGAAGATAAGAAGATCGATAAAATTCTAACTATAGAAGCCTCAGGAATAGCTATAGCATCAATTGCATCTCAGCATTTTGGTAATGTACCTGTAGTATTTGCTAAAAAAGTGGAATCTAAGAATTTAGATAAAGATGTATATGAAACTAAGGTATACTCATTTACTAAAGGTAAAGAGTATAGTGTAAAGGTATCAAAAAGATACTTAAATGAAGGTGAAAACATACTAGTGATAGATGACTTCTTAGCTAATGGAAGGGCAGCTTTAGGTCTTAAAGATCTAGTAGAACAAGCTAATGCTAATTTAGCTGGTATAGGAATTGTAATAGAGAAAGGATTCCAAGAAGGAAGAGATCTTTTAGAAGAAGCTGGAGTTAATTTACAATCTTTAGCAATAATAGACTCTATAGAAGATGGAACTATAAAATTTAGATAA
- the fsa gene encoding fructose-6-phosphate aldolase, which yields MKFFIDTANVEEIKQANELGVICGVTTNPSLIVKEGRDFIEVIKEISSIVDGPISAEVISLDHEGMVKEAEKLCKIHKNIVIKIPMTEEGLKAVNILSKKGIKTNVTLIFSAAQALLASRAGATYVSPFVGRLDDIGKDGIELIAEIAEIFDVNAIETEIIVASVRNPIHVLQAAKIGAHIATVPFKVIKQMLLHPLTDKGIAQFMKDWEGSELKL from the coding sequence ATGAAATTTTTTATAGATACAGCTAATGTTGAAGAAATAAAGCAAGCCAATGAATTAGGTGTAATATGCGGAGTAACTACAAATCCATCATTAATAGTTAAAGAAGGTAGAGACTTTATTGAAGTTATAAAAGAGATTTCTTCTATAGTAGATGGACCAATAAGTGCAGAAGTAATAAGCTTAGACCACGAAGGTATGGTAAAAGAAGCTGAAAAGTTATGCAAAATACACAAGAATATAGTGATAAAAATACCAATGACAGAAGAAGGTTTAAAAGCCGTAAATATACTATCTAAAAAAGGAATAAAAACAAATGTTACATTAATATTCTCAGCAGCTCAAGCGTTATTAGCATCTAGAGCAGGTGCTACATATGTAAGTCCTTTTGTTGGAAGACTAGATGATATTGGTAAGGATGGTATAGAATTAATAGCAGAAATAGCAGAAATATTTGATGTAAATGCAATAGAAACTGAAATAATAGTTGCAAGCGTAAGAAATCCTATACATGTACTACAAGCAGCTAAAATAGGAGCTCATATAGCTACAGTTCCATTTAAAGTTATAAAACAAATGTTATTACACCCTTTAACAGATAAAGGTATAGCACAGTTTATGAAAGACTGGGAAGGATCGGAGCTAAAACTATAA
- a CDS encoding response regulator transcription factor gives MHNILIVDDDKEIVDSISIYLKNEGYNIFKAYDGMQALDTIMNEEIHLILMDIMMPKLDGINATVKIREEKNIPIILVSAKSEDTDKIIGLNIGADDYITKPFNLLELVARVKSNLRRYINLGNYTSENTFSKEVIKSGGLELNIYTKEVRVDGEMIKVTPIEYKILELLLSNKGRVFSIDEIYERVWKEESFNVENTVAVHVRRIREKIEINPREPKYLKVVWGVGYKIEKL, from the coding sequence ATGCATAATATACTAATTGTTGATGATGATAAAGAAATAGTTGATTCTATAAGTATATATCTTAAAAATGAAGGATATAACATCTTTAAAGCTTATGATGGTATGCAAGCTTTAGATACAATTATGAATGAAGAAATACATCTAATATTGATGGATATAATGATGCCAAAATTAGATGGAATAAATGCAACTGTTAAAATTAGAGAAGAGAAAAATATACCTATTATATTAGTATCAGCAAAAAGTGAAGATACAGATAAGATAATAGGCTTAAATATAGGTGCAGATGATTATATAACAAAACCATTTAATTTACTTGAACTTGTTGCTAGGGTTAAATCAAATTTGAGAAGATATATTAATTTAGGAAACTATACTAGTGAAAATACTTTTAGTAAAGAAGTAATAAAAAGTGGAGGTCTTGAACTTAATATTTATACTAAAGAAGTAAGGGTCGATGGAGAGATGATAAAAGTAACTCCTATTGAATACAAAATATTAGAATTACTATTATCTAATAAAGGAAGAGTATTCTCTATTGACGAAATATATGAGAGAGTATGGAAAGAAGAGAGTTTTAATGTTGAAAATACCGTAGCGGTTCATGTAAGAAGGATAAGAGAAAAAATTGAGATAAATCCTAGAGAACCAAAATATTTAAAAGTTGTGTGGGGAGTTGGATATAAAATTGAAAAACTATAG
- a CDS encoding histidine kinase dimerization/phospho-acceptor domain-containing protein, whose translation MKKNKNIKCTFLMIAIISLSLLITSAIIVSRAGDNSLRTSYINKDEWSFIETDFYKSYRFDEIILPNILKAIEVELYGENDESNDIYYYTKEDLSNIKYIGVDKNTGKYITNTSYNNIKDFEKNIDGYVNISFNKTEDTYIKEVGNKENKINTNYYYGYIPDINKNMELCLSIPKNLENTGVVYSEYDYYNTEIKVIKAYVFVAILSAIVFIASTILYKFTKGEAIKKDSKILKLYNKIPVEVLIIVLLFLLCGMWDWSSYGYMDTFVVFLLEFSTFIWIISIVLFIKKIKYLDHKIEIIKSSILLTSILRIRETIAESLKASKKILLIKRIFFIGVCCIAMNILSYILFGGLSLIVSCLIIAGFTSYILKRLAYLSEIIEGAEKIKSGNLDYKIPVRSNDNFTALAENINNIGQGLEKSIEGALKSERMKAELITNVSHDLKTPLTSIINYVQLIKKDDNIEPEYIKDYIKVLDLKSRRLKILIEDLFEASKASSGNIELNMEKIELRQLLRQCIGEMEEKLLETRLEIKLNMPDNNVYIYADGRRMFRVLENLLSNIIKYSLNGTRVYIDLSVNDGKVLLIMKNISSYELNFDPVEIMERFKRADKSRNTEGSGLGLAIAKDLVSLQGGIFNIEIDGDLFKSILEFNEMN comes from the coding sequence ATGAAGAAAAATAAAAATATAAAGTGCACCTTCTTAATGATAGCAATTATATCTTTATCATTATTAATAACTTCAGCTATTATTGTATCAAGAGCAGGAGATAACAGTTTAAGGACAAGCTATATCAATAAAGATGAATGGAGCTTTATAGAAACAGATTTTTATAAAAGTTATAGGTTTGATGAGATTATTTTACCAAATATTCTTAAGGCAATTGAAGTAGAGTTGTATGGTGAAAATGATGAATCAAATGACATATATTATTATACAAAAGAGGATTTATCTAATATAAAATATATAGGAGTAGATAAAAATACAGGAAAGTATATTACTAACACATCTTATAATAATATTAAAGACTTTGAAAAAAATATAGATGGATATGTAAATATAAGTTTTAATAAAACTGAAGATACTTATATAAAAGAGGTTGGAAATAAAGAAAATAAAATAAATACAAATTATTATTATGGTTATATTCCTGATATAAATAAAAATATGGAATTATGCTTATCAATTCCTAAAAACTTAGAAAATACAGGTGTAGTTTATTCTGAATATGATTATTATAATACAGAAATTAAAGTTATAAAGGCCTATGTATTTGTTGCTATACTATCAGCTATTGTTTTTATAGCTTCTACTATTTTATATAAATTTACAAAAGGAGAAGCTATAAAAAAAGATAGTAAAATACTGAAATTATATAATAAAATTCCAGTAGAGGTATTAATAATAGTTTTATTGTTTTTATTATGTGGTATGTGGGATTGGAGTAGTTATGGCTATATGGATACTTTTGTAGTATTTTTACTTGAATTCTCAACATTTATTTGGATAATATCAATTGTACTATTTATTAAAAAAATAAAATACTTAGACCATAAAATAGAAATCATAAAATCAAGTATATTGCTAACGTCTATTCTAAGAATAAGAGAAACTATAGCTGAAAGTTTAAAAGCAAGCAAAAAAATACTTTTAATTAAGAGAATATTTTTTATCGGCGTATGCTGTATTGCTATGAATATATTATCCTATATATTATTTGGTGGTTTAAGTCTTATAGTTTCTTGCTTGATTATAGCTGGATTTACTTCATATATATTAAAAAGACTAGCTTATTTAAGTGAAATTATAGAAGGAGCAGAAAAAATAAAATCAGGAAATCTAGATTATAAAATACCGGTTAGATCTAATGATAATTTTACTGCATTAGCAGAGAATATAAATAATATTGGTCAAGGTCTTGAAAAGTCAATAGAAGGAGCCTTGAAAAGTGAGAGAATGAAAGCGGAACTTATAACTAATGTTTCCCATGACTTAAAAACACCTTTAACTTCTATAATTAATTACGTACAGTTAATTAAGAAAGATGATAATATAGAGCCAGAATATATAAAAGATTATATAAAGGTACTGGATTTGAAATCTAGAAGACTTAAAATTTTAATAGAAGATTTATTTGAAGCTAGTAAAGCTAGTAGTGGAAATATAGAACTTAATATGGAAAAGATAGAACTTAGACAGTTATTAAGACAATGTATAGGAGAAATGGAAGAAAAGCTACTTGAGACAAGGCTAGAAATAAAATTAAATATGCCTGATAATAATGTATATATATATGCTGATGGAAGAAGGATGTTTAGAGTTCTAGAAAATCTCCTATCAAATATAATTAAGTATTCTTTAAATGGAACTAGGGTGTATATTGACTTAAGTGTTAATGATGGTAAGGTACTATTAATCATGAAGAATATATCATCATATGAACTAAATTTTGATCCAGTAGAAATAATGGAAAGATTTAAAAGAGCCGATAAATCTAGAAATACAGAAGGTAGTGGACTAGGTCTTGCCATAGCAAAAGACTTAGTTAGTTTGCAAGGTGGAATATTTAATATAGAAATAGATGGAGATTTATTTAAATCCATATTAGAATTTAATGAAATGAATTAA
- a CDS encoding helix-turn-helix domain-containing protein, which produces MNFEYILLKDFYDCCNVPIKLISSEFEDICKVGYTDYFDRIYPFDKINLEIKKNEDKVINLHLSLSNDINYKIVDMSRYNKKAGYFIIGPFRTNILTNLINQDITYRPLNCSNYLCNLILNIYEDKLKQSTPNPIMSPYIRKAIGYVHSNYKNDISIDSICEELEINKCYFCSLFKKYTGNTFSYFLNNFRVEKSKELLSNTNLSLLEVAFSVGFNNQTYFSIIFKKFTKQTPSQYRASAILSK; this is translated from the coding sequence ATGAACTTTGAGTATATATTATTAAAGGATTTTTATGACTGTTGCAACGTTCCAATAAAACTAATAAGCTCTGAGTTTGAGGATATATGTAAAGTTGGATATACGGATTATTTTGACAGGATTTATCCTTTTGACAAAATAAATTTAGAAATAAAAAAAAATGAAGATAAAGTAATAAATCTCCATTTAAGTTTGAGTAATGACATTAATTATAAAATAGTAGATATGTCTAGGTATAATAAAAAAGCTGGATACTTTATTATAGGCCCATTTAGAACTAATATCCTTACGAATTTAATAAATCAAGATATTACATATAGACCATTAAATTGTTCTAACTATCTTTGTAATCTAATCTTAAATATATATGAGGATAAACTTAAACAAAGTACTCCAAATCCTATAATGAGCCCTTACATACGTAAGGCTATTGGATATGTCCATTCAAATTATAAAAATGATATTTCAATAGATTCTATATGTGAAGAGTTAGAAATAAATAAGTGCTATTTTTGCAGTTTATTTAAAAAGTATACAGGAAATACTTTTTCATACTTTTTAAATAATTTTAGAGTAGAAAAAAGTAAAGAGCTTTTAAGTAATACTAATTTAAGTCTATTAGAAGTTGCATTTTCAGTTGGTTTTAATAACCAAACATACTTTAGTATAATATTTAAAAAATTTACAAAACAAACACCATCTCAATATAGAGCCTCTGCTATATTATCTAAATAA